One genomic segment of Hydrocarboniclastica marina includes these proteins:
- the nqrE gene encoding NADH:ubiquinone reductase (Na(+)-transporting) subunit E, whose amino-acid sequence MEHYLSLMIQAIFVENMALAFFLGMCTFIAISKKMEAAMGLGIAVIVVLTITVPVNNLIFNTVLREGALDWAGLPDVDLSFLGLLTYIGVIAAIVQIMEMVLDKYVPALYAALGVFLPLITVNCAILGAALFMVERDYTFGESVAFGFGAGVGWALAIIALAGIRERLKYSDVPAGLRGLGITFITVGLMSLGFMSFSGISL is encoded by the coding sequence ATGGAGCACTATCTGAGCCTGATGATCCAAGCCATTTTCGTTGAGAATATGGCCTTGGCTTTCTTTCTGGGCATGTGCACGTTCATCGCTATCTCGAAGAAGATGGAAGCAGCGATGGGGCTGGGCATCGCGGTAATTGTGGTATTGACCATCACCGTTCCTGTTAACAACCTGATATTCAATACGGTATTGCGAGAGGGCGCCCTGGACTGGGCCGGCCTGCCTGATGTTGATCTGAGTTTCCTGGGCCTACTGACCTATATCGGCGTTATCGCCGCTATCGTTCAGATCATGGAGATGGTGCTCGACAAGTACGTACCTGCCCTTTACGCAGCGCTTGGCGTATTCCTGCCACTGATAACCGTGAATTGCGCCATTCTTGGCGCGGCGCTTTTCATGGTCGAGCGTGACTATACCTTTGGCGAGAGCGTCGCCTTCGGCTTTGGTGCCGGGGTTGGCTGGGCACTCGCGATCATCGCACTTGCAGGTATACGGGAGCGGCTGAAATACAGTGACGTTCCTGCTGGCCTGCGCGGCCTTGGTATCACTTTTATCACCGTTGGCCTGATGTCATTGGGTTTCATGTCATTCTCGGGCATCTCCCTCTAA
- a CDS encoding Na(+)-translocating NADH-quinone reductase subunit C: MANKNETIGRTILVALVLSFVFSVVVSTAAVILKPVQIENRNLDMKSNILAAAGLLDSGASAEEIEKKFKLFDVRLVDFSTGEYVEPAEVGVQDPMRYDQYEASSDPEKSINLTGPQDQADIKRRAKVGKVYIYREEGEIQRIVLPVHGYGLWSTLYGFIALEGDANTIAGLTFYDHAETPGLGGEVDNPVWRAKWPGKEVYGEDMGEPEIQLIKGSVGPDTADREHKVDGLAGATLTSRGVTNLLQFWMGEYGFAEYLSKLRQGEV; this comes from the coding sequence GTGGCTAACAAAAACGAGACCATCGGCCGCACCATTTTGGTGGCGCTGGTACTGAGCTTTGTCTTTTCGGTTGTGGTGTCGACCGCAGCGGTTATTCTGAAACCGGTGCAGATCGAGAATCGCAACCTTGACATGAAATCAAATATTCTGGCTGCAGCCGGTCTGCTTGATTCAGGCGCAAGCGCTGAAGAAATTGAAAAGAAGTTCAAGTTGTTCGACGTACGTCTGGTTGATTTTTCTACAGGCGAGTACGTGGAACCGGCAGAGGTCGGCGTTCAGGATCCAATGCGGTACGATCAGTATGAAGCTTCAAGTGATCCCGAGAAGTCGATCAACCTGACGGGCCCGCAAGACCAGGCCGACATCAAGCGCCGGGCCAAGGTCGGCAAGGTATATATCTACCGCGAAGAGGGCGAGATTCAGCGCATCGTTCTGCCTGTTCACGGTTACGGACTCTGGTCGACCCTGTACGGGTTCATAGCGCTCGAAGGAGACGCCAACACAATCGCCGGCCTGACATTCTACGATCACGCTGAAACGCCAGGGCTCGGCGGTGAAGTAGATAACCCGGTTTGGCGCGCAAAATGGCCGGGTAAGGAAGTTTACGGCGAAGACATGGGCGAGCCGGAAATACAATTGATCAAGGGAAGTGTCGGGCCGGATACCGCCGACCGCGAACACAAGGTAGACGGGCTGGCTGGGGCGACCCTGACGAGCCGTGGTGTGACTAATCTGCTGCAGTTCTGGATGGGGGAATACGGTTTTGCCGAATACCTGTCCAAGCTGCGCCAAGGGGAGGTTTAG
- the sthA gene encoding Si-specific NAD(P)(+) transhydrogenase, translating to MAEHHYDVVVIGAGPAGEGAAMNATKNGCRVATIEDKQTVGGNCTHWGTIPSKALRHSVKQIITFNTNSMFRDIGEPRWFSFPRVLQHAEKVMAKQVKLRTQFYARNRVDLFNGSAYFLDKNRIEIRGGTRANEVLRAKTIVVATGSRPYLPPDVNFRHHRIYNSDTILKLSHTPRTLIIYGAGVIGSEYASIFAGLGVKVDLINPGSRLLTFLDDEISDALSYHLRNNGVLVRHNEQYESVDGDDHGVVVSLQSGKKLRADAFLWCNGRSGNTERLGLENVGLEVNSRGQLQVDEHYKTEVPDIYAVGDVIGWPSLASAAYDQGRSAASDVNGDQYFRYIADVPTGIYTIPEISSVGKTEKELTDAKVPYEVGQAFFKDLARAQITGDEVGMLKVLFHRESREILGIHCFGDQAAEIVHIGQAIMNQGGEANTLNYFINTTFNYPTMAEAYRVAALNGLNRIF from the coding sequence ATGGCAGAGCACCATTATGATGTAGTCGTTATCGGGGCTGGCCCTGCTGGCGAAGGCGCTGCCATGAACGCGACCAAAAACGGCTGCCGGGTCGCAACGATCGAAGACAAGCAGACCGTCGGAGGTAATTGCACGCACTGGGGTACCATACCCTCGAAAGCGCTGCGGCACTCCGTCAAGCAGATCATCACCTTTAACACCAACTCGATGTTCCGCGATATAGGCGAGCCGCGATGGTTTTCGTTTCCGCGCGTACTTCAGCATGCCGAAAAGGTGATGGCCAAACAGGTCAAGTTGCGCACGCAGTTCTATGCCCGAAACCGGGTTGACCTCTTCAATGGCTCTGCTTACTTCCTTGACAAAAATCGCATCGAAATTCGGGGCGGCACACGAGCCAACGAGGTGTTGCGGGCCAAAACGATCGTTGTGGCGACAGGCTCCCGGCCCTATCTCCCGCCAGACGTCAACTTCCGCCATCACCGTATTTACAACAGCGACACCATCCTCAAGCTGTCGCATACGCCGCGGACACTGATCATTTACGGTGCGGGCGTTATCGGCTCCGAGTACGCGTCCATTTTCGCCGGTTTGGGCGTTAAAGTGGATCTGATCAATCCAGGCAGCCGGCTTCTCACTTTTCTTGATGATGAAATTTCAGATGCGCTTAGCTATCACCTCAGGAATAACGGCGTGCTGGTCCGGCACAATGAGCAGTACGAGTCAGTGGACGGGGATGACCATGGGGTGGTGGTCAGTCTGCAGTCGGGCAAGAAGCTCCGGGCTGATGCGTTTCTCTGGTGTAATGGACGAAGCGGCAATACTGAACGTCTCGGCCTGGAGAACGTCGGCCTGGAAGTGAACTCCAGGGGTCAGCTGCAGGTGGATGAGCACTACAAGACGGAAGTTCCGGATATTTATGCGGTGGGAGACGTTATCGGTTGGCCAAGTCTCGCCAGTGCGGCCTATGACCAGGGCCGCTCGGCTGCCTCTGACGTCAACGGTGACCAATACTTCAGGTATATAGCGGATGTTCCCACCGGTATCTATACCATTCCCGAAATCAGTTCTGTGGGAAAGACGGAGAAAGAGCTGACGGACGCAAAGGTGCCTTATGAAGTGGGGCAGGCTTTTTTCAAAGACCTTGCTCGCGCTCAGATCACCGGGGACGAGGTGGGGATGCTGAAAGTGTTATTTCACCGGGAAAGCCGTGAGATTCTCGGCATTCACTGCTTCGGGGACCAGGCAGCTGAAATTGTTCATATCGGCCAGGCCATTATGAACCAGGGCGGCGAAGCCAATACCTTGAACTACTTCATAAACACCACTTTCAACTACCCAACCATGGCCGAAGCTTACCGCGTGGCAGCGCTCAATGGACTAAACCGAATCTTCTAG
- the nqrM gene encoding (Na+)-NQR maturation NqrM, with amino-acid sequence MGTFLLALGLVLCLMAAMAVGVIFGRKPIAGTCGGLNNMGNKGECEICGGNPQKCEESSADLAYDASAQGKERP; translated from the coding sequence ATGGGTACATTCTTGCTCGCGCTGGGCCTTGTGCTCTGCCTAATGGCTGCAATGGCCGTTGGGGTTATATTTGGCCGCAAGCCGATCGCTGGAACGTGCGGGGGGCTGAACAATATGGGCAACAAGGGCGAGTGTGAGATCTGCGGCGGTAACCCCCAGAAATGTGAGGAGTCATCAGCCGACCTGGCCTATGACGCGTCTGCCCAAGGCAAAGAACGCCCCTAG
- the nqrF gene encoding NADH:ubiquinone reductase (Na(+)-transporting) subunit F, with protein sequence MNTEIILGVVMFTVIVLSLVAIILAARSRLVSTGDVTIEVNDDPDHSVTTSAGGKLLGTLANNGIFLSSACGGGGTCAQCKCRVLEGGGAMVPTEKTHFTPREEREGWRLSCQVPVKQDMKVEVPEEVFGVKKWECTVKSNDNVATFIKELVLELPEGEVVDFRAGGYVQLETPPYEQNFKDFDIHERFREDWDKHDLWRFKSVVKEPVIRAYSMANYPDERGVLKFNIRIATPPPGTDHPPGQMSSYVFGLKPGDKITVYGPFGEFFARDTDAEMVFIGGGAGMAPMRAHLFDQLKRLSSKRKISFWYGARSRREMFYVEDFDTLAEENDNFEWHVALSDPLEEDNWTGYTGFIHNVLYEHYLRDHDAPEDVEYYMCGPPMMNASCIKMLKDLGVEDENILLDDFGG encoded by the coding sequence ATGAATACAGAAATTATCCTAGGCGTTGTGATGTTCACGGTGATCGTGCTGTCACTCGTCGCGATCATCCTGGCGGCCCGGTCCAGGCTTGTGAGCACGGGTGACGTTACGATTGAAGTCAATGACGACCCTGACCATTCAGTGACCACTTCAGCAGGTGGCAAGCTCCTGGGCACACTGGCCAATAACGGCATTTTCCTGTCGTCTGCGTGCGGCGGTGGCGGTACCTGCGCCCAGTGCAAATGCCGGGTGCTCGAAGGCGGCGGCGCAATGGTTCCGACCGAAAAGACACACTTCACGCCCCGCGAGGAAAGGGAAGGGTGGCGCCTCTCCTGCCAGGTCCCGGTTAAGCAGGACATGAAAGTGGAGGTTCCGGAAGAAGTCTTCGGCGTGAAAAAATGGGAGTGCACGGTCAAATCCAACGATAACGTTGCTACGTTCATCAAAGAACTGGTGCTGGAACTCCCGGAAGGGGAAGTTGTGGACTTCCGGGCAGGCGGCTATGTGCAGTTGGAGACCCCGCCCTACGAGCAGAACTTCAAGGACTTTGATATCCACGAACGGTTCCGGGAAGACTGGGACAAACACGATCTCTGGCGCTTCAAGTCTGTCGTCAAAGAGCCGGTGATTCGTGCGTACTCAATGGCAAACTATCCCGATGAACGTGGCGTACTGAAGTTCAATATCCGTATTGCGACACCGCCTCCGGGTACCGATCATCCGCCCGGACAGATGTCATCCTATGTTTTCGGCCTAAAGCCTGGCGATAAAATCACTGTCTATGGACCCTTTGGTGAGTTCTTTGCCAGAGATACAGACGCAGAGATGGTCTTTATCGGCGGTGGTGCCGGTATGGCGCCAATGCGGGCTCACCTGTTCGATCAGCTTAAGCGGCTGAGCTCGAAGCGGAAGATCAGTTTCTGGTACGGCGCTCGTAGCCGCCGGGAAATGTTCTATGTCGAGGACTTTGATACCCTGGCCGAGGAAAACGACAACTTCGAATGGCACGTCGCTCTGTCAGATCCGTTAGAAGAAGATAACTGGACCGGCTATACCGGGTTCATACACAACGTGCTGTACGAGCACTACCTGCGGGATCACGACGCACCGGAAGACGTCGAATACTACATGTGTGGGCCGCCCATGATGAACGCGTCCTGTATCAAGATGCTGAAAGACCTCGGCGTTGAGGATGAAAACATCCTTCTGGACGACTTCGGCGGCTGA
- a CDS encoding NADH:ubiquinone reductase (Na(+)-transporting) subunit D, whose product MADLKASNVLFDPIFNNNPIGLQILGICSALAVTSSLSVTLVMCAAVTAVTAFSSLGVSLIRTQIPGSIRIIVQMTIIASLVIVVDQFLKAYAYEMSKQLSVFVGLIITNCIVMGRAEGFAMQNGPVLSFLDGIGNGLGYSVMLIAIATCREFLGSGSLAGIQLMPLVNDGGWYNPNGLMLLPPSAFFLIGLFIWGLRTWKPQQIEEQDYKMAAHKPQEVF is encoded by the coding sequence ATGGCCGATTTAAAAGCCAGTAACGTACTGTTTGATCCCATCTTCAACAACAACCCGATCGGCTTGCAGATTCTCGGGATCTGCTCGGCCCTGGCCGTAACCAGTAGCCTTAGCGTAACGCTGGTCATGTGCGCCGCGGTGACCGCGGTCACCGCGTTCTCCAGTCTCGGGGTTTCGCTGATTCGCACCCAGATCCCGGGCAGTATCCGGATCATCGTGCAAATGACCATTATCGCCTCCCTGGTTATCGTCGTGGATCAGTTTCTCAAGGCTTACGCCTACGAGATGAGTAAGCAGCTTTCCGTCTTCGTTGGACTGATCATCACCAACTGTATCGTGATGGGGCGAGCTGAAGGTTTTGCCATGCAAAACGGGCCGGTGCTGAGCTTCCTGGACGGCATAGGTAATGGTCTGGGTTACAGCGTTATGCTGATCGCTATTGCCACTTGTCGCGAGTTTCTGGGATCCGGCAGTCTGGCGGGCATCCAACTGATGCCACTGGTCAACGATGGGGGCTGGTATAACCCTAATGGTCTTATGCTATTGCCGCCGAGCGCATTCTTCCTGATTGGTCTCTTTATCTGGGGGCTACGGACCTGGAAGCCTCAGCAGATCGAAGAACAGGACTACAAGATGGCTGCGCACAAGCCACAGGAGGTGTTCTAA